The Dehalococcoidales bacterium genome contains the following window.
GGCAATCCCCCACCACGTCATTGCGAGAAGCGTCAGCGACGCGCCACTGTCTTCAGTGGCGCACAATCTTGGCCCCCACCACTGTCATTGCGAGGAACTCAGTGACGCGCCACTGTCTTCAGTGGCGCACAATCCAGGCACTATAATGACACATCAACTACAGACACTACACTAGTTCAGACACTTGCATAACAACCCCGCCAGCCAGTAAAGTAAAGAAGCAGGATTGTATCAATTGTAGTGAGGACTGACAACATGCTCGAAGTGCTGGACAACATACCGGTCACGCTGGAGCCGGAGACAGTGATGAAACGACTGCGTGTGCGCGGTCGTGAAGCACAAATGGAAGAGATGGCGCGGGAGTTGATTGACATTGCCCTGCCGGTTGCCCGACCCAGGGCGGTCTACGCAGTCTCACCAATCAATGACCGCACCGATAACACCGTAGACATTGATGGCATCCGCCTTACCAGCCGCGTGCTGAGAATCAACCTGGACAAGGTGAACCGCGTCTTCGCCTATGTCGCCACCTGCGGCCGGGAGATGCACGAATTGACCGTGCCATCCACCGACTTGCTCAAGGCGTACTGCCTGGACATCATCAAGATGATGGTCCTGGGCTCGGCAATGACCTACCTCACCAGATACATAGACAACCGATACCGGCCGGGCCAGATGTCTCACATGAACCCGGGGTCACTGAAAGACTGGCCGTTGACACAGCAGAAGGAGCTGTTCTCCATCCTCGGTGATGTCGAGGCAGCCATCGGGGTGACTCTAACCGATGGCATGGCTATGGTCCCCACCAAGTCTACATCCGGGATATACTTCGCCACCGAAATCCGATTCGAAAGCTGCCAGCTCTGTCCCAATGAGGGCTGTATCGGCCGGAGAGCCCCGTACGACCCGGACCTGGCCAAACAGTACCAGACTACACCAACCTGAACCCGGGATACTATTATGTTCACCCGACGACAGTTATATGCGTTGGCGGGAAGACTCCGGGACTTAAAGGAGATGCCCCTTCTGAGGGGCGCCCCCTCTTTACAAATCATTCTCCTTCCGCTTTAATATATGGAAGGAGATACAGGAGATGGGGTCCCACTTTTCAGCGGGGAGCAAATATCATGGAAAAAGCAATCGAGGAACTGCGGGCGAAGGGCAAAGCTGCTAAAGAAGCCTCCCGTCACCTGGCTTACATTTCCACCGAAATCAAGAACCAGGCACTGTGCAACATCGCCGACGACCTGCTTGTCCGGAAGGACGAGATACTGGCCGCAAATCAGAAGGACTATCGGGCAGCCGAGGCATCGGGTATGGACACCGCCATGCTGGACCGCCTGATGCTCGACGAAAGCCGCCTTGAGGGTATCGCCGGAGACGTACGGGCTG
Protein-coding sequences here:
- a CDS encoding vitamin B12 dependent-methionine synthase activation domain-containing protein, whose translation is MRTDNMLEVLDNIPVTLEPETVMKRLRVRGREAQMEEMARELIDIALPVARPRAVYAVSPINDRTDNTVDIDGIRLTSRVLRINLDKVNRVFAYVATCGREMHELTVPSTDLLKAYCLDIIKMMVLGSAMTYLTRYIDNRYRPGQMSHMNPGSLKDWPLTQQKELFSILGDVEAAIGVTLTDGMAMVPTKSTSGIYFATEIRFESCQLCPNEGCIGRRAPYDPDLAKQYQTTPT